Part of the Paenibacillus sp. YPG26 genome, GTCATGACTGGATGAATGACCTGCAAATTTTATATGGTTATATTCAGCTTGGAAAGCATGATAAACTCGTCCACTGTGTGGAAAGAATAAAGGAACGGATGAACATAGAGAGCAGTATTTCCAAATTAGGCATCCCATCTTTGGTGTTCTATCTGCAGTCGTTCCGTGAAGTTAACAGGTCTATTCATCTGGATGTTGAAATTGAGGAAGGACTGCAGCTCAGCGGCCTGCTTGATGCTGGGCAAGCGGAAGAGCTGACCGAAGCCATTATGGACACGGTGCGTGCCTTCCAATTTGCCGGACGCTCATCATGGGGTGAAGTGTTAGAGCTCAAAATGTCCATTTTTACAGAGAATCAGGAAATTGTTGTTATGTTCGAGCAAGATGGTGACCATGGCAACGCTGAAATACTAAGACAGAGAATCGAAGAGACGGTTCAGGGCAAGCGGGTTAGAGCAGAACAGACTGAGCCGCTGCAAGCCTCATTTGAGCTGCGGATACCATGTTGAACTTTATAATGAGGTGAAATGATGTTTGTAGATAAAGCGAAGATATATGTAAAAGGTGGAGACGGAGGAGACGGAATCGTCTCGTTCCGGCGTGAGAAGTATGTACCGAATGGTGGTCCTGCAGGTGGAGACGGAGGTCGAGGCGGTGACGTGATCTTCCGGGTTGACGAAGGCTTGCGCACCCTAATGGATTTCCGTTATCAACGGCATTTCAAAGCGCAGCGTGGAGAGAAGGGCCGTAACAAGAGCCAGCACGGCGCTGGTGCTGATGATATGATCGTTCGTATACCACCAGGTACGGTGATTATAGATGAAGACACTCAGGAAGTATTAGCAGATTTAACCCGGGATGGCCAGCAGGTCGTAGTAGCTCGTGGGGGCCGGGGAGGCCGCGGGAATATCCGCTTCGCAACTCCGACCAATCCTGCTCCAGAACTTGCTGAGAACGGTGAAGAAGGCCAGGAAAGATATATTGTGCTTGAACTTAAAGTGATGGCGGATGTGGGTCTGGTAGGCTTCCCTAGTGTCGGCAAATCAACTTTGCTGTCCGTGGTCTCTGCGGCCAAACCGAAGATAGGCGCCTATCACTTTACAACGATAACGCCTAATCTGGGTATGGTGGACGTAGGCGAGGGCAGAAGCTTTGTCATGGCCGATCTACCCGGTCTGATTGAGGGTGCACACGAGGGCGTAGGTCTTGGACATGAATTTCTGCGGCACATTGAACGTACACGTGTCATTATTCATGTAGTGGATATGGCCGGTTCTGAAGGGCGTGACCCATTTGAGGATTGGCAGAAAATCAATGAAGAGCTGAAGCTGTACAATGCGGATCTGGAGAAC contains:
- a CDS encoding Spo0B domain-containing protein, translated to MKYRKSPSIVAFMLALVPMIAVYFAHSLILHLAACVWGGLVGLTYFQFMKRQKENETKRLLDSLQQTANAALGHHRHDWMNDLQILYGYIQLGKHDKLVHCVERIKERMNIESSISKLGIPSLVFYLQSFREVNRSIHLDVEIEEGLQLSGLLDAGQAEELTEAIMDTVRAFQFAGRSSWGEVLELKMSIFTENQEIVVMFEQDGDHGNAEILRQRIEETVQGKRVRAEQTEPLQASFELRIPC
- the obgE gene encoding GTPase ObgE, whose product is MFVDKAKIYVKGGDGGDGIVSFRREKYVPNGGPAGGDGGRGGDVIFRVDEGLRTLMDFRYQRHFKAQRGEKGRNKSQHGAGADDMIVRIPPGTVIIDEDTQEVLADLTRDGQQVVVARGGRGGRGNIRFATPTNPAPELAENGEEGQERYIVLELKVMADVGLVGFPSVGKSTLLSVVSAAKPKIGAYHFTTITPNLGMVDVGEGRSFVMADLPGLIEGAHEGVGLGHEFLRHIERTRVIIHVVDMAGSEGRDPFEDWQKINEELKLYNADLENRPQIVAANKMDMPEAAEHLEAFRTKIAEVRPDLEILPISSLTREGIQELLYRAADLLDSIPEAPAIEEVTELNERKIYKLDKKEDESFVIKRENEAFVVESPAIERMMKRMQLNSHEAILKLARTMRHMGIDDELRKRGAEDGTIVRIGDFEFEFVEGSSYYY